A window of the Fulvia fulva chromosome 3, complete sequence genome harbors these coding sequences:
- a CDS encoding G patch domain-containing protein 11 produces MAADDDEDDYLNMTFDAAPTAKETSLQRTARLKREAAERGKTKSKAEREEEAREKREQALATELDTSNKGAKMMAKMGFKGGALGKTEGARTRPIEINMKDDRGGIGMESEKKRKVREAAEAVQDQVKRTKLTESEYRERSRTEREERRQEGQWWSAMRLLEGFEEDGVPRSASDATTNNPSTATADSTPPGRKNPPLRSINILWRPLAKSRLEKERERRMRFDLAQSLSKRADYDDPDADKDDKLAFGTEVEEDLDEEDPELEEVEALLVGERLERILAHLREKYHYCFWCKYRYPDAGMEDCPGLTEDEHG; encoded by the coding sequence ATGGCGGCCGACGACGATGAAGATGACTACCTCAATATGACCTTTGATGCGGCGCCTACCGCCAAAGAAACTTCTCTGCAGCGTACAGCACGTCTCAAGCGTGAAGCCGCCGAGCGAGGTAAGACCAAGTCCAAAGCAGAGCGTGAAGAGGAAGCGCGTGAAAAACGCGAGCAAGCACTTGCCACCGAGCTCGATACATCGAACAAGGGTGCGAAAATGATGGCGAAAATGGGCTTCAAAGGCGGTGCCTTGGGCAAAACGGAGGGGGCTAGGACGAGACCAATCGAGATCAACATGAAGGATGATCGAGGTGGTATCGGAATGGAAAGCGAGAAGAAGCGCAAAGTCCGCGAAGCAGCTGAAGCCGTGCAGGATCAGGTCAAGCGAACCAAGTTGACTGAATCCGAGTATCGGGAGCGAAGCCGCACAGAGAGGGAGGAGAGGCGGCAGGAAGGTCAATGGTGGTCTGCTATGCGACTCTTGGAAGGCTTCGAGGAAGACGGCGTACCCAGGTCAGCATCTGACGCCACTACCAACAACCCCAGCACCGCCACTGCAGACTCAACACCACCCGGAAGGAAGAACCCACCCTTACGATCCATCAACATTCTCTGGCGCCCACTTGCAAAGTCACGACTCGAGAAGGAACGTGAAAGACGCATGCGTTTCGACTTGGCACAGAGTCTTTCCAAACGTGCGGACTACGATGATCCCGATGCTgataaggacgataagctagCTTTTGGCACTGAAGTCGAGGAGGATCTTGATGAAGAAGATCCCGAGCTGGAAGAGGTCGAAGCACTTCTGGTTGGTGAGCGGCTTGAGAGGATTCTTGCACATCTGAGAGAGAAGTATCATTACTGCTTCTGGTGCAAGTATCGCTATCCAGATGCTGGGATGGAGGATTGTCCTGGCTTGACGGAGGATGAGCATGGTTGA
- a CDS encoding Minor allergen Cla h 7, which produces MAPKIAIVFYSTWGHIRQLAEAEAEGIRAAGGQVDLYQIKETLPQEVLTAMHAPPQDSAIPFADPKTLEQYDAFLFGIPTRYGNFPAQWKAFWDSTGGQWQSGAYWGKYAGLFVSTASLGGGQESTAIAAMSTFAHHGFIYVPLGYKTTFALLANLDEVRGGTPWGAGTFAAGDGSRQPTKNELELARKQGEAFYGHVSKVNFA; this is translated from the exons ATGGCACCAAAGATCGCAATCGTTTTC TACTCAACATGGGGCCACATTCGCCAGCTGGCGGAGGCCGAAGCTGAAGGCATCCGCGCCGCAGGCGGCCAAGTCGACCTCTACCAGATCAAGGAAACTCTCCCACAAGAGGTCCTGACCGCCATGCACGCACCTCCGCAGGACTCCGCCATCCCATTCGCCGACCCAAAGACTCTCGAGCaatacgatgccttcctctTCGGCATCCCAACCAGATACGGTAACTTCCCAGCACAGTGGAAGGCCTTCTGGGACTCGACCGGTGGCCAGTGGCAGAGCGGTGCGTACTGGGGCAAGTACGCTGGTCTCTTCGTCTCGACTGCCTCGCTTGGTGGTGGCCAGGAAAGCACGGCTATTGCTGCCATGAGCACATTTGCTCACCATGGTTTCATCTATGTTCCTCTGGGGTACAAGACTACGTTCGCTCTCTTGGCAAACCTCGATGAGGTCCGTGGTGGAACTCCGTGGGGTGCTGGTACTTTTGCT GCCGGCGACGGATCCCGCCAACCAACCAAGAACGAACTCGAGCTTGCCCGCAAGCAAGGTGAGGCCTTCTACGGCCACGTCTCCAAGGTCAACTTCGCGTGA
- a CDS encoding Citramalyl-CoA lyase, mitochondrial yields MAATNVAKQTIRRAQLYVPGSSMRFLEKSRGIAAVDSIAYDLEDSVTPSKKPEGRQNVLEILNRDRAPGIREQAVRINAVDSGYALDDLTTILKGKNLDAIVVPKVDAPKDLHFVTDVLRQILPERHSAGSTNPIKIVALVESARSVMNLNSICAASPYLSGLTFAAEDFAMDLSLTRTPSLHEFLYARSAIVTAARAHNLPSTIDLVSTTFRGEEGKRQLREESENGKRFGFNGKQCIHPDQVGVVQEVFSPGEKEAEWAVRVVVCDEKADRQGRGAWTLDGKMIDVPVVGKAKAIVARAEVCGFDVAALKERFKDEEPQ; encoded by the exons ATGGCAGCCACAAACGTTGCAAAGCAGACCATCCGTCGGGCACAGCTATATG TCCCCGGCTCCTCCATGCGCTTCCTCGAAAAGTCCCGGGGCATAGCAGCCGTCGACTCCATCGCCTACGACCTCGAAGACTCCGTAACCCCCAGCAAAAAGCCCGAAGGCCGCCAGAACGTCCTCGAAATCCTGAACCGTGACCGCGCCCCAGGAATCCGCGAACAAGCCGTCCGGATCAACGCCGTGGACTCTGGCTACGCCTTAGACGACCTAACCACGATCCTGAAAGGCAAGAACCTCGACGCCATCGTCGTCCCCAAAGTCGACGCCCCCAAAGATCTCCACTTCGTCACGGACGTGCTTCGACAAATCCTTCCCGAACGCCATTCCGCTGGCTCAACGAACCCCATCAAGATCGTCGCCTTAGTAGAATCCGCCCGAAGCGTAATGAATCTCAACTCCATCTGCGCCGCATCCCCCTACCTCTCCGGCCTAACCTTCGCCGCCGAAGACTTCGCCATGGACCTCTCCCTAACCCGGACCCCCTCCCTGCACGAATTCCTCTACGCCCGCTCCGCCATCGTGACCGCCGCGCGCGCCCACAACCTCCCCAGCACCATCGACCTCGTGTCCACGACGTTCCGCGGCGAGGAAGGGAAGCGGCAACTCAGGGAGGAGTCTGAGAATGGGAAGCGGTTTGGGTTTAATGGGAAGCAGTGCATTCATCCCGATCAGGTCGGGGTTGTGCAGGAGGTTTTTAGCCCGGGGGAGAAGGAGGCGGAGTGGGCGGTGAGGGTGGTGGTTTGTGATGAGAAGGCGGATAGGCAGGGGAGGGGGGCGTGGACGTTGGATGGGAAGATGATTGATGTGCCGGTGGTGGGGAAGGCGAAGGCTATTGTGGCGAGGGCGGAGGTTTGTGGGTTTGATGTTGCGGCGTTGAAGGAGAGGTTTAAGGACGAGGAGCCGCAGTGA
- a CDS encoding Alcohol dehydrogenase gives MATNGTLDGSLPESQKAAQFNPVDKTVALNTIPIPTIKPDQILVKIKAASLCHRDLMLFEPNEQGLVIGEVEPFTMGHEACGTIVESGNEVHGFEKGDNISWLPIVDCCYDCDACQIQPLYCELGTANVQGMSVNGFFQEYAAIHWRNAAKIPDGMDLTTLSPMSCAGCTAFNSVTETIAELKGDPSETWVAVVGCGGLGHLGIQYLKAFGYKIIAVDISADALEEAKAQGADHVFNSKSDTDYIQRARELTGGKGCHAAINYTNPAPAYLATQQLIRYGGTLMVTGIPQKPLQFNAIDVSMNRIRIKGSHIGVKPGLEKCLGFSHKHGIKPHVTKFKLDEFPKMLEPMQMNQHKGRMAVVFD, from the exons ATGGCGACGAATGGTACTCTTGACGGTAGCCTGCCAGAAAGTCAAAAAGCAGCGCAGTTCAACCCAGTCGACAAAACGGTGGCACTCAATACTATCCCA ATCCCTACAATTAAACCCGACCAGATCCTGGTCAAAATCAAGGCTGCCTCACTATGCCACAGGGACTTGATGCTGTTCGAGCCGAACGAGCAAGGGCTTGTCATAGGAGAGGTAGAGCCCTTTACCATG GGCCATGAAGCTTGCGGCACAATCGTCGAGTCCGGCAACGAGGTTCACGGCTTTGAGAAAGGAGACAACATCAGCTGGCTTCCCATCGTCGACTGCTGCTACGACTGCGATGCTTGCCAGATTCAGCCTCTCTACTGCGAACTGGGAACTGCAAACGTTCAGGGCATGAGTGTAAACGGTTTCTTCCAGGAGTACGCCGCCATTCACTGGCGTAATGCTGCCAAGATACCGGATGGCATGGACTTGACCACTCTATCGCCAATGTCCTGCGCAGGCTGCACGGCGTTCAACTCTGTAACGGAGACTATCGCCGAGTTGAAGGGTGACCCATCCGAAACTTGGGTCGCTGTCGTGGGATGTGGTGGGCTTGGACATCTGGGTATCCAGTACCTCAAAGCTTTCGGCTACAAAATCATCGCCGTGGACATCTCAGCAGATGCCCTAGAAGAGGCCAAAGCACAAGGAGCAGACCACGTCTTCAACTCCAAATCCGACACCGACTACATCCAGCGAGCCCGTGAACTGACAGGTGGCAAAGGATGTCACGCAGCCATCAACTACACGAACCCGGCTCCCGCTTACTTGGCAACACAACAGCTGATCCGATACGGAGGCACTCTCATGGTGACTGGAATCCCACAGAAACCTCTCCAGTTCAACGCCATTGACGTCTCAATGAACCGTATCAGGATCAAGGGCTCTCACATCGGCGTCAAGCCCGGACTAGAGAAGTGCCTGGGGTTCAGCCATAAGCACGGCATCAAACCACACGTGACCAAGTTCAAGCTGGATGAGTTCCCGAAGATGTTGGAGCCCATGCAGATGAATCAGCACAAGGGACGGATGGCGGTGGTTTTTGATTGA